AAAGGGTATGGGAGGAAGAAAGCTCCCGAAGCAGGGCTATTTTGGCCGGAGGTATTGTCTTTAGCATGCTATTCCACGCTTCGTCCAGCAAATGGTCAGCCGCATGCGTATGCAGGATCTGTCTTAGCTCGGTTCTGAAATCTGCCTCACTGATTGCGCCGGTTTCCAGTGCATTGCTTACCATAGCCAGCGCCTTTAAGTCCAGCCTGTTACGCCTGCGGTGTGGCAGCAGGGTTAGCTGCCGGACGGTGTCCTCAGGTGCGATGTCTATGATGACCCCTCCCAGGTCAAATATCAGGTATGTAGCTTCTTCCGGTTTCAGACCACTTTTCATTATTCCGATTTAGCTTTCAGGATAGTTGCAAGTATACTATTCATCCCTTCAAAAAACCTATTTATAGGCCCAAAAGGATTACATGGTGAGTGATTTCGATTAAAAAAGATTTTTAACGAGTGGTAAGCCATTGATTCACAGAAAAAAATAAAAGCCTCTTGATGAAAAAAAGAGAGGCCAACGCTTTTAAATAATCCGCAATACATCTACTTTATATTATTAAACTAAACACCCCGACCACTTATCTGATATAATCAGACTATTATATCCCGGTTAGCTTTGCCGGTATGCAAACCACCACCGTATATAACCGCTGGTATTAAAGCTGACTATCATTAAACCTTAATCCTTACTACCTATGAAAAAGTACCTTTACCTGATTCTTACCCTTTTAGTACCGCTGGCCGGCTATGGTCAGCAACCGGAATTAGTACCGCAAAATGATGCCGTCCGGGGCTTAGCCGCATTTTCTCCGGAAAAGCTGAAAGGCAAGTCCCACAAAGAGGGGTGGGTTTATACCGCCTCCGATTATGAAAGAGCAGGGGACAACCTCCGCAAGACCTTTTACCTCTCTGTGGATAATCCCGGCAACTATTTCTTTGCCGCCCACGTGATGGGTATAGCCGATGTGCCCGCGGAGAATACGGTTAGTAATAAGCAGTATCCTCTTAAGCAGGTAGCTGTATACCTGGATGATGAATATCTGGGTGAGCTGGACATCAGAAAAGATGGCTGGCATCCTGCCACGCTTAAAGGCAATAAGCAGGTAGGGCTGACAGCCGGGGACCACACCATAAGCTTTGAAAGCACCGCCCCGCACTACCCGGAGGTGGATGTAATCAAGGTGAGCGACCGCCCCGATAAGGCCACTTTTGATATGAGTAAATACAACACATACCTGAGTGAGCTGAAGGATAACGGCCTTAAGAATGTAGGCAAGGCCTTTAAAGCCGAGCCGCCAACTGAAGGGACAGCCGGTGAGGATCCTTTCTCTGTAGAGATGTCTGCTTCTAACTCAGGATATACCCATGAGG
This is a stretch of genomic DNA from Roseivirga sp. BDSF3-8. It encodes these proteins:
- a CDS encoding HAD family hydrolase, with amino-acid sequence MKSGLKPEEATYLIFDLGGVIIDIAPEDTVRQLTLLPHRRRNRLDLKALAMVSNALETGAISEADFRTELRQILHTHAADHLLDEAWNSMLKTIPPAKIALLRELSSSHTLYLLSNTNSIHMREVERKLKEVSGLNSFDDLFTKCYYSHKEKVKKPNPELFTRVIKENNLDAAKGIFLDDLEENLAGARQTGLSTILVTKPDSLFEIFSYEPQP